The nucleotide sequence AGCAACACCCACTGGAGTTGTCTTATCTATTAATGAGGTGCTCCAGGACCCAGCAGACTCTTTAGCAAACACCTGCTACTGTTCCATCAATTTGAAAATGgatagatagaaaatatcatcGTCCCATTCTCCTGCCCCATCACCCCTAGGTCtcagttttttttctcccttcccgCATTAATTCTCTGGTGGTGGATGTAGTAAATGAGCAGAAGAAGCAATACTACTGTAAGTATATCCTGCATAACAAGGACAAAAAAAGATTAGACTTCTTTGGATGGAAGTCTGTGTCACTGCAGTTCTGGATCGCAAATTGTCAGGTGATCTGCAATTGCAATAAAGAGCTATGATGACTTACAAAATGGCTTTGTGCGCTCAATGTAGAAGGCTAGGGCACGCCTGACATCCAGGGAATGGAGCATTCGCTCTCCTTTACTGGCATGTGGCTTagggaagaacacaggtaaaaATATGTCGTGGTTCACGTGAAACTGGGACACTACCTTTGGTAGAAACGCGGCGTGAGGGCGTAGCTGCACCTTGTCTTTATAAAAGACTGTATGGGGGGCCTGGAAATCAGTGCTGTGAGCTTGGATACCCTTCTGGCTGAGGATATGGCCACCAGAAAAGCTGCTTCCCAGGAAAGGTAGGACAGAGGGCAGGTCGCCATGGGCTCAAAAGGCGGGGCTCTCacgagcatggacaggaccaggTTGAGGTTCCACTGGGGAGTGGGCTGTCACACCTGGGGATAAAGCCTGTCCAAGCCCTTGAGAAACCAGCCCACTATGGGATTTCCAAACACTGACCTTCACGCTGCCCCTGGGTGGAATGCTGAAATGGCAGCCAGGTTTACTTTGATAGATATTTCCAACTCCTGTTGCTTTAGGTACATTAGGTAGTCCAAAACAAGGGGAATTGATGCTTGCTGTGGAGGGCTGCCCATCTGCAGAGACCAGATGGAAAACCGCTTCCACTTTGTCAGGTGTGTGGCACAAGTGGAGGGTTTCCTACTTCCCAGCAGGACCTCCTTCATTGGATCTGAACACTGAAGCTCAAGAGGTTTCAGCCATGCAGTTTCCACGCCCTGAGGTGGAGGGACTCCAGGTTGTGGTTTTGTAAACGGCCGTGGTTGTGTGATGAGGGCCGGGCACATGGGAAGGGTTACTACTCTGTCCACTGAGAGGTTCAACAGTGTGATGAATTAGTGCTGGCGGTGCCATGCGGATCAAGGAATCCCTGTCCCAGCAAGCCTTGAGGAGGACTTCGTGCATGAGAGGGAAGGATGGGAATGCGTACAGCAGGTGACTCATCCACGAAAGGTGTCTGTGATGGAGCCTGAGCTGTAGTTCAGAAAGAACTGCTGGCATTTCCTGTTGGTCTGTGTCGCAAACACGTCTATGTGGGGAAAGCCCCACCTCTGGAAAATTGAGAGCGCGATGTCCACCCTGAGGGACCATTCTTGACTGTGAAACAAGCAGCTGAGGTGGTCAGCTAGCTCGTTTTGCACTCCCGAAGTGGGTGATGCAAAAGTCCCACAGCCcaagggcttcctggcacaggggagaggagcaagcaccaccatgtttgtttatatagaacattgCTGTGGTGGTGTCCGTCAGCACCAACACACATGCATCCTGAAGGTAAGCCTGGAACACTAGGCATGCCAGACGAACCGCCCTCACCTCCCTTACATTGATATGCAGCGATAATTCTGGGTGGGATCATAGGCCTCGGGTTTTGATATTGCCCAGATGCGCTCCCCAACCGAGCGCTGAGGTGTCCGTGACCAGCGATAGCACAGGTTGGGGTTTGACTGCAGCCACCAGTGGAGAGACTCGGGAATGTGGGGTTGGAGGGTAACTAATCTGTCCAGGGGGTCCCTGCTGGGCCTGTGCACCTGCACCAGCCATGCCTGGAGAGGGCAAAGACGCCATCTGGTATACTAGACCACATATGTACAAGCTACCATCTGCCCCAGCAGTTTCATGCAATTCCTGGTAGTCACCGTGCGTAAGTGGCGAAGGTTCTCAATGTCCCTGAGTGCTTGGAAGCGCGGCTCAGGCAGGAACGCCCTGGCTTGCATGGAGTCCAAGAGAGCTCCTATGAATTCTATTCTCTGCGTTAGGGCTAGTGTGGATTTGGGCACTTTCAATATGAGGCCTACCAGCCTGCGAAAGGTGACCTGAGCCAGACACACCTGCTCTGCAGCCTGTGCTTGCAACTTggccttgatgagccagtcatccaggtacgGGAAAACTTGCACCTGACATTTGTGGAGAAAGGCTGCCACGACTGCCATACACTTCATGAATATCTGGGGAGCCACCGAGAGCCCAAATGAGAGCACCCTGAACTGGTTGTGCTGGCTGCTGATCACGAAGCGAAAAAATTGTCTGTGGGCCGGGGTAATGGAGATATGAAAGTACGCATCTTTCAAGttgagggcagcgtaccagtcccccaGATCCTGGAAAGGAATGACGGAGGCCAGAGAGAGCATGCAAAACTTCACTTTCTTTGTGAATGTGTTGCAGTCTCCCAGACCCAGGATAGGCAAGAGCCCACCCTTGGCCTTTGGGATGAGGAAATAGTGGGAGTAGAACTCCTGAACTCCTGAATAACCTCTTCTGTTGCCCCTAGAGCAAGGAGCGATTGCACCTCCTGCAGAAGGAGCTGTTTGTgaggagggacagggaagggggatgggaaggaaCAGAATTGGATAGAATATTCCACGTGGAGCATGCTCAGAACCCAGTGATCTGAGACCAAGCACAGTAGAAGTGGGACAATCTATTCACAAAGAGGGGTAAAGATCTGAGCTCGGTACTGGTGCTCCGTCCTCGGGTGCATCTTCGAAAGTCTGGCTTCAGGTCAGAGGGCTGTTTCAAAGAACAGAGTTTCAAAGAAGTCCTGAGGAGGACTGGAGGACTGCCCCTCTCCTGGACAAGTCTCGTCTTGGGGTCCTGGAATAGAAGTGAGACAGGGGCTGAGGCTTAAATGGCTTTCTTTGGGGTACAGGGGTGTGGATCCCCAAAGACTTTAGAGTCACCCACGTGTCCTTCCGACTGTACCAGCGAGAGTCTGTATTTTGGGCAAACAACCCCTCACGGTCTAAAGGGCAGGTCCTGGATCGTGTTCTGAATCTCTGGTGGTATACCCAACACCTGCAGCCACGCACTGTATCTCATTATGATGGCGGTGGCCATAGTCCGAGTCACCGAGTCTGCCGCATGTAACACAGCCTGGAGGGAGGTTCTTGAGACTACCCTGCTCTCCTCTAGAAGCTCATTAAACTCCTTGCACAAGTCAGGCGGCAGCAACTCCTGAAACTTTGCTAATGCACTCCAGGAGTTGAAAGCATAGGGACTAAGTACCTCTTGCTAGTTGGCCGAAAAGGTCCAACTTCTTAGTGTCCAGTGATTTTGGAGCGGGACCTGGCTGCCGCAGCAGCTCCTTGTGATTTGCCGCATCGACCACTAGAGTCCTCAGTGGGGAATGGGTGAAAAGGTGTTCATACTCTTTCTGCAGCACAAAATAACATCTCTCTACCCCTTTAGTGGTGGGTGATATAGAGGCCGGGATCTGCCAGAGCACCCTAGTAGTGTTCTGGATCATTTTTATCTGGGGCAAGGCCACCTTAGATGGACCCTCCAGGGCAAGGATGTCTACCATTGGGTCCAACTGTTTGTGACCACCTCCGCCTCGAGGCTTAGGTTTAGGGCCACCCTCCTAAGAAGTTCTTGGTGTCCCTTAGTGACCACCGCTGGTAGGATGGTAGTGGTGGTGCCTGCCACCGTCTTGTCCAGGGAGGAGGAAGCCTGTGGGACCAGGTCTTCCTGACAGTCTGGCTCCCTAGAGACTGGGTCGGGTGTGGCGGTCCCTCCTGTTACTGGAGGTGGCTCCAGTACAACTGGGTGGTGCTAGTTCGGATCCTGCTCCTGAGTGTGAAGGCCCAGAATCCTTGTCCCATGCAGGGCCCTCCGGAGTCCTGGGGGTGTGGCATGACACCAATGTTGCTGAGGTGGGAGCATGTGGTGTGGATGCTGCCAATGCGGCCCTGGAGCTTTGACCTTGAGTCTACTGATAGGCCCAAGGAGTCCAAAAGGGTCATTGTACTGGGCCTTGCCACTGGGGGGGCCAGGACACTGCCAATGCTGATGAGTCCACAATTCTGTGGCTCTGGGCTTAGGGCTGGGACCACGAGTGGTGCCAGCTGTGTCAGGAGACAGAAGACTCAGCGTCTGACTCAGAAGAGTACTCTGAGCCCAGTCATGGGGGGGTGGAGCCCGACAGTACCAGGGTGATGGGGAGCAGCGCCTTAACATCGTGGGCTTGCCCCCATGATGAACAGGGGGCGGTGCTGCTATCGGTGCTGTGAAGGGTACTGGAGATGGTGCCACATGTGGCACCATCATAGATGCCGCTGACGGTGCCAAAGCTTGCATCTGCGGAGCCAGGGACTGCGCTGTCATGGCAATAAGGTCCCACACTGCCTCTTAGGTATCCGGAGTGGAGGGGAAGTCAGACTCTTCCTCCAAATCCTCCTGAGTCAGGGAGTCCACCGGCTCGGTGGACCTCTAGTCGGGGTCGGAATCAATGGTGCTGGGTCTTGAGGCCCTGTGATGGGATGCACCCCTCTGGAATCCCCTCACAGCTTCTTAACGGGGGAACGATCCGTGTCCACCTTGTTTTTCTTATGCTGCACTGGGTCTGAGAGTGATGCCGCCAGCTATAGCTAGCCTTATGAGCCAAGGAGTGGTGCTGATGCTCCTTGGAGGAGTCCTCcctcagtgctggtgcatcaCGCACCGATGATACCGGTGCCGTTTCTGGTGCTGGCAGAGGGCCGACTCTATCAGGAGGAGCTTTAAATGATAGTCCCACTCTCTTTTAGTCGTGGGTCTAAAGCTCCTGCAAACTGAGCACTTGTCTGATGACCTTCTCCtaggcacttaagataagcaGCGTGTGGTTTGCCTCTAGGTATAGGTTTCACATACTTCTCACATGCCTGCAACCGAGGCATGCCAGCCCGGTGCCTGGGGAAAACTGTCGGGGGAGTCCCCCAAGGTAAGCTTAAACTATAAACTACTATACAAttagtataaaaagaaaaggagtacttgtggcaccttagagactaacaaatttattagagcataagctttcgtgagctctaataaatgttagtctctaaggggccacaagtactccttttctttttgcaaatacagactaacacggctgctactctgaaacctatacaattACTATGACTACAACTCAGTTAAACTACTTACAAGCCCTTGTTCCAAGACAGTTTGCCTGGCAGGCCCAGCTCTATGGTAACTCAACTGATGGGCTGCCTCTAAGCCAGGGAGCCTTGAAGCTCTtggagccccagctctgggggggatCCACCTTACGGGTTGCAGGGACAtgggggagctgtggagctgggaatgattttccaaaagAACATTTCAATTCTGTGGAAAATgaatttttcactggaaaattctTAACTAGCTTTAGTTGAAAACTATACAAGATTGCTGTCAAATTGTTTGAGAGTTCAATGGTCTACTTCTAGACTCCTATACTCCTGCTAGAATGAAATTGCACCGTATTGCACtgtttagaaatggaaaaaaaaaaagattttgctaGTAAGATTTCCTTTAGTTGCCTCTGATATGGTAGGGGCACTTCTTTTCCCttaatatatattacacacacacaaaaattacaggtttcagagtagcagccgtgttagtctgtattcgaaaaaagaaaaggagtacttgtggcaccttagagactaacaaatttattagagcataagctttcgtgagctacagctcacttcatcggatgcatttggtggaaaaaacagaggagattttttccaccaaatgcatccgatgaagtgagctgtagctcacgaaagcttatgctctaataaatttgttagtctctaaggtgccacaagtactccttttctttttacaaaaattacaGTAAAAACATGAAGGGTACAAAaccaaacactcaaaagttaggaaatgccagaatgaagatagccaaattaaggttgcacaaacaATTCTGTGCATATACATTTTGATAGAAGCTAGGGTCTGTTTCTCCCCAAGCTTGATCCGGTCTGTACCTCCAACCATTCTCCACTCCTCAAGCTTTTAATCTCAGTCTGTCTCCTTACACTCTAGTCTCTCTCCTGCTTGCTTCCAGTCCTggtcccccaccctcccaaatgGCTTCTCATCTAATCTAGCTCTCCCTTCTCCAGTtggaactgaaaacagggtcttgtaaTGGAAAGTGGCTGGCTACCTTAACTGTAAGCTACCAGCTTTGCCTCTAGCACATTCATTCACCTTATTGAAAAGACTATATATTCTATTATACTAATCCAACACGAATGGctaaagctatttttaaatgaaagcttagattctgtaAAACAATTGTATCTCCCCAGAAAAAGTTTCACAACCCATCTGGAGGACAGTGgcccaaagtttgagaaccactgcctagagcagggatcagcaacctttggcacgcggcccatcagggaaatccgctggcaggctgggacggtttgtttacctgcagcatccacaggttcagccagtcacagctcccactggctgcagtttgctgttccaggccaatgggggctgtgggaagcagcatgggcagagggatgtgctggctgatCCCTGACCTAGAGAATCTAATTGCAGTAGATTTACTCCACCTGTTCCAAAAGTCCTTTGTCTCTGTACTTATCTTAGGTAGATAAAATACCAgtaatttcttctttttcatgtatttatttttgtatccTAAAGACCTAGTGTCTGCTTGGTTTTAgttaagagattaaaaaaatcccacttttaTTCTAGATGTATTCCTGACTGctgagcagatgacagaagaaccATATTATTTTTTCAAACAGATTTGTTGATGAGTTCGATGTGAATATCCTGAGTAGCTAGCAAAATCAGGCCATTCAGTAAATGAAGCTCTGTGGCTGGCACAGTGAGCTTTATTGACACACTGATGATTTACATTTGTTTGATTTCCGTCTAACTTTGCAACACACCATCTtggctctttttatttttctactaAGAGCTGCTATAGCAGAATTTCCCCCAACTAGAGAGACCTATCTCCTTCCCCTCAGAGCCAGTTGCCTGTATTTAGCAGAGTAGTAGGGGTTGAAATAACTGTGTGCACCTTCAAATTGGAATCTGTGGTATTTCCCATCAGTCAGTTAGGAATGGAAGAAACATAGGGTGTACTTGAGGGCTAAAGTTATTTGGCTCTTCTTGACAGCTCTTTTTAAGAGGTCACATATAGAGAAGAAAAAGAGACTTGTGCCCTGAAAGTTACATTACTTTCCTCCCCCATACAATGGCCAATGAGATCAGAGCCCTCCCCTCCATACAACTGAGGAAGGTTCTCCTTTTCCCCAGCACACAGTGGATTGTGACTGAAAGGAGCCTGCTCATAAAGGAGTGTTTGTAAACTGCACTCTAGTGACTGTAGGGGTCCAAAAGTCATCCTCCCTCCcacttaaattattttgtttttaaagcacagCTCTGATGGTAGTCACCCCCCATCCCTTTGCCACCACACACCACAGCAGTTCTTGTGGCTCCTTCATACCCTTCCATTGCTGCACCCCAACAATCCAGGTCTCGGCTCCATTCCTGTAGGCCTGCTGAAGTGCAGAATAAGGTATTTACCAGCACTCTCTGGCTGTGGAAGAGAAAGGAATTAAACCAAGTCTGCATCTTAGGCTAATGTGCTAATCATTCACCCACTTCTTCAGGAAGCCCTCTCAATCTTCACAgaagaaaagggaggaaaaggaTGAGCTTCCACTTAGGCAGTAGTGCAAGAGCCTCATTTTCAGGGCCCCcatagcaaaaagccttttacaCCTGTGATTAATATACTTGTGTTGAGACCATTATAACATGTGTCATCGTTTGACACCATTAAAGATAATTTTACAAGTCTTTTTTCTTAGGCTTGGTatacactacagacttatgtcagtataattgTGATGCTCAGAGGCATGGAAAATCCATGCCCCTGTGTGATCACACTTATACCAACTGAACTCCtgctgtagacagcactatgttgatgggagagcttctcttgtcaacatagctaccacctcagACATGGAGTACCTACAGTATCTGGAGAAGCTCATCACCAGGGGCAATGTCTTTCCTAAGCACTGCtgcagtgtaaacaagcccttactGTACAAGCAGTGTAATTTTGGGAGAAATGCTGTATTCAGTTTTGTGATACAGACATTTTGGGGGACCTGGCAAGTAGCTAGAGAGTTTGCTCTTTGCCATAGTCTCTCTATGATCCTTTCTTGATGCACAGTTGCTGCTTGATAACAGTGTTGGTGTCTGATCTGAGATTTCCTGTGTCATGTTTGACAACACTGTTCAAAGGGTATAGAGCATAAAAGTTTCACTAAAAAATATCCATCCAAATATCCATGATTTTGCCTCCCAGCAAAAACTGACCTGGCCTGTAAGTGCCCCAGCTGCTCAGCTGACTGGTGAATACTAAAACAAGTCCTGAAAGTTCTCATCAATGTGCTTTTACTGTCAAATTGCCAAGTATAACAAGAGAAGATAAATGTAATCTTTTTCAGGAGACTCccagcaaaatatattttaaataaaatttaatgggTCACATAAGAACTCTGAGATATGTGCTTCAAATAGCAACCTTATTGACAGTAAATTCACAAATCCTGTGGTGTTTATGCACAAATAAACCATTACTGTACATCATGATCTGTTCATGTAAATTTATCAAGTTTTGGCCACACagactttgaaaaaagaaaaacagacaaaacatTTTCACAGCAGTCCAGTCTTTCTGCTAATGGCCGGGAGCTGGGATCCACACTCACTGATAATTAGGGTAGCAAATTACCTGTCTCATCATAATTTTTAAGTATTGTTTGTAAAATTAAGACAGGGTTTGAGATTGGAGAGAGGGTAACTCCTGTGAGAAGATGTCGTGTTTCAAATCTTAACAGGCACAGGATGAGCTTCTGTTGCTAACGGATGTGGAAGCGCTTTGTACATGAAGAACTCATGACGTGCTTGCAGTTTCTTCTACTGAAGGTAGCTTGTCCCAAACTGGCTTCTGAATATATTCTGGTAGTTTTTCTAATTTGGtctaaaaacaaagcaaacaattaCACCTACCAATATGCACCTTAGATGTGACAATTCCCTCATTTAGAATAAATTATTTTGCTAAATACATATTTACCCAAATCAAATTACAAATACCTATTCAGGTACATGAAAGGCCACCAAGTGGCAGAAGCCATTTTAAGAATAGTACAGCTTCCATCCCTTCTTCATCTTGTACTTTCCACTGTTTGGATCCCTTGCTCCCTACAGAACTCACTttctccccagcccagagtctctGCACATTCCCCCCCTGCACATTCCAGGAATTACACTTGCTATTAGTCCCAGCAGATACCATTTGTCATCTGATTAATCTTAAAAACTAGACTCATCCCACAGCTCCGATTAGAAATTCAAGAAAGCAATTCAATTATACCTTTTTTATTTCCATTGCAACCCCTTCAGGTAAATTTCTTTGGATGTATTCCAAATAGACATCAGCTGTACTGCCAGTTAAAtgttttaactaaaacaatacagaaagtattttaaaaataaaagtagccATATTTTCTGCTATTAGCATATCACTGTATAAGGATATAGGCATACACTGATGGGAAAATTTCCTCAGAGTTAGAGAAGCTAGAACACAGAGGTTCAACATTCCCTTCACGACAGCAAAGAAATATCATCATTGCACTCTCACACTCCTGCACAGTTAGTAGGAGAAGGTATTCCCAGACTAGGGGTTTGCCTAACCTGTATTCTACAACTGTAGAAACACATACACCTTTGTTTACCTAGAGAGCCTCCTAGGATTAACTTGTAGTTTGATTAGTGCAGCCTATATTTAGAAAGGACGCTCCTGGGTATTATATAACATCCTAAACTAGGTCAGGGCCCTACTATGCTAGGCACAGTACCAACATACATTAATTGACAATCTCTTCCCCTCAACAGACACACAACATGGGTGGGGgacagttatttttgtttttaagaggaaggtagttatttttaaaggcaactgTGAGGTGgttttgttctaattttttcATTAATATAAAAGATACAATATGGAAAATGGTGCACTCAGAACCATACTTTTCAGtagtattattttaatataaggTGCATGAAGTGCATCCAGTATAACAAGTATTCTCTTTAGTATCCACTGAGACAGGATTAGGAAATTCTGCATGCTGGGGTTAAATGTAAAATCAGtacacacatttttcaggaattttAGTGAGTGTCAAACATTAAATGcttgacaaaactgcattttctatatGTGAAGTTCTATTTGAGTTCTCTCCTTCCCGCAAATGCACTCACTCACCTCCAAGCATCTATAATGTGTCCTCATTTCATACTGAACTCTGTGCTTCTTGAATATGTGTATTGACTTCAGAAGGGTGAATCGTTCTATCTTCCTGGGAGGTTCATGTCTAACATGCACAATCATTTAAACacattatttcatattttaaatcatATTCATATCCCTTTTAGATCAACTACTGTTTTCAGTATCTACATAACAACCCACCAAGACTTAATGCCAGGATCCCTGCTTTAGTTGACATTTGCACAAGTGAATGAGGCAGCGTGAAAAGTACCAGTGTATTTTGGTATTGCAGCCACATTTTGGCTTAATAACTATTAAAAGACCCGGGGTCGGGGAAACAGGACCACTAAATTCAGCTAGGTTCTAATGATACCTAGGGGGATGCTTGCACTGTCAATGATGCTGTTCTTACAGAAAGTTTGAAAcggtacttttaaaaaaaacacacaaccctGGACAAGATTCCCTTTTCTATCAATGTTTTGCTGTTTAACATAGTGCTGAGTGTGTAACAGCTGTTGCTTTTGGCTGTATGGTCCTTGAACTATTATTGTATCCTACTGCTGTTTGAAAGGCACTGTGTAaaaccaactttttaaaaaaaaaactgtaggaTTTTATaacaaggaaaataattaaaacagcTTGTCAGGGAAATATCCCAATGGCTTCAGATTAGTTAAAAAATGCCATCAGTGTACATCTTTCACTTCTGAAACTTAGAGAAAGTAAATTCCATACCTCAAAAATCTACAACTATAGATGCCATAAGGGGTAGTGTTTTACAAGTAGCAGCTGAGACCAGGTCACCTACACTTACCCTTTTTCAATGGAGATGCCAAGTTCTTTAGCAGCAAGCACTGCAAAATATTCATAACTGTCCAACACAGTTTTATCATGGCCTTTAACTAAAACCGATAATTTCCTGTATAATGTGTCTGGTTCATCTGAAATGGATACCTACATTTTGTAAGAAAAAGACAAGTTAGGTGATAGCTCTATATTACCCTTAGCTAATTAATACAATACACATTTATCTTGTACACCCTACTATCCTATATGGGGGAAAATACT is from Dermochelys coriacea isolate rDerCor1 chromosome 3, rDerCor1.pri.v4, whole genome shotgun sequence and encodes:
- the MRPS10 gene encoding 28S ribosomal protein S10, mitochondrial isoform X2; the protein is MGFKGPGTFPVNYSSRDTSKQYRFFLNKGLLWVQFSGFHTDLHHHKDNSLVSISDEPDTLYRKLSVLVKGHDKTVLDSYEYFAVLAAKELGISIEKGHEPPRKIERFTLLKSIHIFKKHRVQYEMRTHYRCLELKHLTGSTADVYLEYIQRNLPEGVAMEIKKTKLEKLPEYIQKPVWDKLPSVEETASTS
- the MRPS10 gene encoding 28S ribosomal protein S10, mitochondrial isoform X1, whose protein sequence is MVRRRPEVAGVGEGGGGARGKMAAWGGVSRLWRRCCQGPGTFPVNYSSRDTSKQYRFFLNKGLLWVQFSGFHTDLHHHKDNSLVSISDEPDTLYRKLSVLVKGHDKTVLDSYEYFAVLAAKELGISIEKGHEPPRKIERFTLLKSIHIFKKHRVQYEMRTHYRCLELKHLTGSTADVYLEYIQRNLPEGVAMEIKKTKLEKLPEYIQKPVWDKLPSVEETASTS